TGCAGCAGTTGCTCACCGAGGCGGCGATCCCCGCACAGGTCATCGGCGAGCCCCCCGCCTTCGAGGTATGGTTCACCGATCATGAGATCACCGATTTCCGCTCGAGCCTGACCGCCGACGTTGCGCTGCGAGAACGCTTCGTACAACTGCTGCTCGATCGCGGCATCGTCAAGGCACACGAGAAGTTCTTCGTGTCGCTGGCCCACACCGACGAGGACGTCGAGATCACTATCGAAGCGTTCCGCTCGGCGATCGGCGAACTACGAGAATCGGCGCATCGTTCGAAATTCCTTCGGGAGCCGAATTGCAGGTGATCGGGATAGGAGGGAGCCTCGCGGCTTCCCCCCTCCCACAGGGACTGTCGATAAATGACCGGCCGCTGGTTTCGTATGCCGTATTTTCCGCGTGGTTCCGTAGCGGCGCAGCATGCTGCGCCCCTACATTCGGAAAACCCCTCATTTGATGGACTCTGAGACCGCTCGTGCTGAGGCTCTCGAAGCACGTCTTCGTATTTATCGACAGTCCCGTAAGGAGGGGGGAATGAAATACGTTAGGCGACTGCGGCGCGCCTGGTTGAATGCTTGAGCACGACTTTCACGCGAATACCCATATTGGCCAGCATGTCGATCAAGGTGTCGATGCTGAAGAGCTCAATGCGGCCGCACATCAGATCACTGACCCGCGGCTGGGAAACCCCCAAGAGCTTGGCTGCCTGGGCCTGCTTCAGCCCGCGGGCCGAGATGACCTTCTGCAGGTGGATCAGCAGATCGGAGCGAATCTTCAGGTGCTCAGCTTCGTCGGCCGAGAACCCGATGTCGCGAAATACGTTCCCGGTGGAGCGGGTGACCTTGAGCTTCATGGAATGCCTACCTTTCTCGTCGAGCACGTTCCCTCCGCAGCAACCGCAGTCGAGTCCTGGCGATGTCGATCTCCCGCTTCGGGGTCCTTCGCGCCCGCTTCTCGAAAGCGTGCAGGACATAGATGCCCTCTTGAAACGCCGCTATGTAGAACACTCGATGTTCGAGGCCGGTATGAATGCGAATCTCCTTTACGCCGGGGCCGACGCCCGGCATGGGCTTCCAGTCGTTGGGTGGGAGACCTCGTTGCACTCGCCGCAGCTGAAATCCTGCCATTCTTCGGGCCTCTGCCGGGAAGGTCCTGAGATCATCGCGCGAACTGCCAAGCCATCTCAGGGCCTCGTCGGGCATGGCTTCATATACAAGTATCTGCATAGCGGCGCAATCGCTCGCCATAGAGAATCGCCTAACAGCTTGCTGCCCCCCACCGAACAATGTGCGGAAGGGTTCCCCTCCTTGCCAAGGAGGGGCCGAGGGAGGTTGGAAAGGTCGCGGCAACTCAACCTCCCCCTTCCCTCTCCTTCGCTGGTCGTTCGGCCTGAAGGGTTGCCCAGCCCCCAGCCCGATAGGTAGTCTGCCTTCATACTGCGTGGCAGGGCCGCACCACGGTTGACAACATGCTACGTCAAGAAAAGGAAACGGTAATGCCCCAACGAAAGAAGAGGATTCGGTTGCTCGATACTGTGGCGTTAATCGAGGACCTGCCGGAGCGCAAGCTCAAGCGGGGCGAAGTCGGCACGGTCGTAGAGATCCTCGCGCCACGTGTCTACGAGGTGGAATTCTGTGATGACGAGGGACAAACATATGCGGAGCTGGCGCTACGCAGTGATCAGCTTGTTCCCCTGCACAACAGAGGGGAAGCATTGAGAATCGTGGCTTGAGAGGACAGCCGACGGCGGACGGATCACCACCAACTCTTCCGACTATAACCCCCAACGATTTGGTCGAAAATGGCTGACAGTGTTACAAGAGAGGCTCTCCGGGCCTGTAGGGGTCATCAGAAACCGTGACGGGGACAAATCGCGGCTTCGCGCGTGACATTCGGCAGAGGTGCGCTTTCGGGGTCTTTCTATGAGGCCCACGGGATTGGTAAGATAGGCGATACTTGGATTGAGAGAATGGGGCGAGCAAGAGCGCAATTTGCAATCTGTCTGCGGAATGACGATTGCGTCGACCTCGAGGTGCGCAAGGTCTACGCGATTCTCCCCGACGCCACCGCCGCGAAGGACGGCTATCTGCGCGTCATCGACGAATCCGGCGAGGACTACCTTTACCCGGCGGACTACTTCGTTCTGGTCGATGTTCCGGTCGCCGCACGACGAGTTCTCTCGACGCAGCTTCGGGCCTAACACCTAGACCGACGCCGAAAGACGGCGCGGCTCATCGCCGAGGCGTTGAGGCTGTAGAACAAGCCCAAGGGCACGTCGCGAGTATCATGAGGATGAAATCCGCAACGCGTGGAAAGCCCATTTCGGTCGTTGAGGTCACGAACGTCTCGAAGCATGGATTCTGGCTCTTGCTCGGCGAGCGTGAGCGGTTCCTGGCATTCGAGC
The DNA window shown above is from Candidatus Binatia bacterium and carries:
- a CDS encoding DUF4926 domain-containing protein, with product MPQRKKRIRLLDTVALIEDLPERKLKRGEVGTVVEILAPRVYEVEFCDDEGQTYAELALRSDQLVPLHNRGEALRIVA
- a CDS encoding helix-turn-helix transcriptional regulator → MKLKVTRSTGNVFRDIGFSADEAEHLKIRSDLLIHLQKVISARGLKQAQAAKLLGVSQPRVSDLMCGRIELFSIDTLIDMLANMGIRVKVVLKHSTRRAAVA
- a CDS encoding type II toxin-antitoxin system RelE/ParE family toxin; this encodes MQILVYEAMPDEALRWLGSSRDDLRTFPAEARRMAGFQLRRVQRGLPPNDWKPMPGVGPGVKEIRIHTGLEHRVFYIAAFQEGIYVLHAFEKRARRTPKREIDIARTRLRLLRRERARRER